DNA sequence from the Rhizoctonia solani chromosome 10, complete sequence genome:
GGTGGTGCTCAGGCAAGGTCTCACATATCTATGCGATACGATTCGCATAGCAGGTGATCCCGGAATGAAAAACGAGGCAGGGGAAGGCCGTATCTATTGCATACTTGCTCCACAGGGGGACTTTTCAGGAGTGCAGGAGCCGTGGATGTGAATACTGGCACCGGGTGGCTGACCGCTAGGGCTTCTATACTGGATAAAGAACTCAACCCTAAAACGGGACCCTTGGGAAGCCGTTGGGAGTATCTTGGGCGAAAGGGTCATAAAGTCGGCCTGGTTCTTTCTGAATACGAGAGGAAACAGGTGTGCGAAATGGAACTCATCAAGTGATTATCGTAGGGCTATTAGCGAAGCTTATTCAGGGGCTGGTGATGGTGCTCATTTGAAACACAAATTAAGATTTAGGATGAGTCTCATAATGGACCAATAACATAGCCCTTCAGACCGGTTGTTCGCACTGTTGTTGTCTGATTGCTCTGGACCGCCCGCGTTGGTTCTAGATATCATTACAAAGGTCAGTGGGGGACCGACAAGGGAGCGAAGGTTTGTGGCAGTTCGGCACACTTATCATTTTTGGGTCGAGAAGCTGGCCCTGAGTGGTGGTGATAGCTCCCAGCTCCAATTTAACCTTTAAGTTCTCGAGCCGCATGACTCCGGTTGAACTCCTCAATATTTGACTCCTCTACTATCACTCATATCGAAAGCAAGGCTAGTGGAACGTGGGTTTGGTCCAAAAGGTGTGTATGCCGAGACGGTAAAAAGCCCCTGGCATCTCCCGAGATGCTTTGACCAAAACTATTTCACCCAACGTCCCGAATCAACAATACCAGCAAATGAGGGACCTCGTGGCGAGCTGAGATCAATATGTAAACAGCTCATATGGGGTACTGGTTAGGTAGATGAATGAATTCAGAACATACTCATGTATATGTTACAATCGAAGAAGTAAAGTAATAAACTCAGTAATACACAACAAAAAAGCCCGGCACGAATCAATCATGAGGACATCACCACGAAATGATTTAGAGGAGGAAACGATACACCAATTTCATATGTTTCTAACCGTCGTCCCACAATTCCTCCTGCTGTCCATATTGATTGTCACTTCCTTCCTCTACTTCGTCAACGTCAGGTTGGCTTGTAGGATTAAGAGGTTCATCGTCTTCAAGTTCATCGTCCTGCTCAAGGTGTGGTTCCAGCGATTCGAGAGCGATGGGGCCTTGTGTGACAGGGCTCACTGCTTGGTGGTTTGGTGAGTCTTCATCACTATCCCAGCCGGTGCTTTTCGCACGCTGAGCATCTCTGGTCTGCGCTGAGGCTCGCGCTCGGTCTAACACTAATAGCTGAAGACAAACATATCAGGTTGAGAGGAGAGTTGTCTGTAATAAGTGCTTACATTATTCCCCATTCGTTCTACTACTAATTCACCTGACAACCAACGGGCGAAACACATTCCTTCTTCCCCGTCAGGTCCATCATTGAAAAGATCAGCGTTTAGCTCTACGTGCTTGTTACGGAAGCTCAAGCCAGCCTCCTTTTTTGCCTTCCCACGATACTCCGGTTTAACTGGCACATCATGAGCGTCTTCGTTATCTTCCTCGAAAGTGATGGCTAACTCTCGCTCCGGAGGAGAAACGCCCTGGCCCATGACAACCCAGGGGTTGTTTGTTCGATCCGTACCAATGGAGGGCCGCTGAGGAGGGTTTTCGTCGTCATTGTCGTCGTCAAAGTTCATTGAGGGCATTGAACGTGAGCGGGGGAGAGTACGGATTGGAGAAGAGTCTACGCCAAGTGAGAGTTGCCGGCCACGAGGCGTATAGGGCGACGATGCAATGGAACGAATTGGCGAGGAAGGGGGAAGAGGTGGTAGCGCTGGCCATGCTGGTGGGCTAGAGAGGTGGTCTGGTTCGTCATGCTGGACCAGGTCAATCAGCGTAATGTGTACTTTAAACCCTCCTGCATGGTTGGGATCATATTCCTGAGAATCTTGTTATAATATGATTTCAATTCTTAGATGACTCTCACTTACATATATTACAGCTCGGCCACGCCTACAAACATGTGCACCAAAGACCTCACCAATAGTCAGTGCCTCTTCTGAACGTTGTCGTACAGAAGTTTGATCGAGCACCAAAGGTCTCCATGCGCCCGGGCCCTCCCAATCAGTGTCACTATCTTCGCTGGGGTTATCTCTCATGTTCGATTTGGCCAGCGCCCGAGCAAGGCGCTTCGCCTCTCTGACTTCGCGCTTGCTCGGAGGTGGCCGGGGTGGAGAAACATCAATAAACAAAGTCCCAGAGCGTACGTGGCCTCGCTTGAGTTCGTGCATTGTAATATTATTCTGCACAGAGAATCGATGTGCATGAACTCCGCTCCATCCAAACAGGAATAGGATAAGGTGGTGGAGATGGATAAAGTTGTAATTGCATGGAATGTGTACCCGCCGGAAAGCCTGATGCATTAGACGAATGTCATGGTGGATCATGAATAAGCAAGCGAAGTAATGACCAACCTGATGCCCAACCAACTGTATCCTAACTTCGGCACTTGTTCGTGCTGGTCTTGGGAGCTCAATCACTGGTTTCTTAGGAACCGTCCCAAAGAGGTTATCCGGCGAGTGGCCTGGTTTCGCATTAATGGCTCTCGCATCATGGCATTGTCGTTTGGGTGTTGGGGCTGACGGACTTGTCAAGATGGTTGGTGGAGTAGACCCTGTACAGCCGCGAGATGACTCGGGTGTTCCATCCGGAGTCATGTACTCCGCAAATGTTCGTTTTGAGCGCATCTCATAGATAGAGCAATCTTCTGGGTGTTCAGTAGTTGGGACGCGTcgtgagtcacgtgatgaTTGTTTTGGACGTTCGCAACGAGTTTGCAAATAGAGTAACAAGCACAAGTTTGTCACTCGATTTGAGGATCAGTGGGATCAGGCAAGTGTGCACGGTAATATCATCAGCTTCCACCTGGTACGCACATCCATGCACTGCGTATCGACTAAACTTGGCTGAATTTCTGCCAGTAACTTAAACTGAATAATATAGCTGCAGGCTTCTGTGGCTCGTCCGGATCTACCTTAGTTTATGTTTGATTTGATACTAACTATACAATTGAAACCATACTCTGGTCTGTTTCATGATAAAGTTGTTACAAAAGAATGATGATAGATTTTGCTTTATGATCAAATGCACGGTGGGTACTTTCCCACTCATCCTGATTAATGTTTCAGTTTCAAAGATCAGCCAAGTGTATTTCCTCAAAAGGAGATACATATTCAGGGAGCCACTACTCCCTGCTTCCTGAGCATTTCCAAGTTTACACTGGTCTACCCAAGGGGTCAACTCCACCCCCACCCCAGTTTAAAGGAGCTTCAGCAGTCATATTAACACATgtcacactgtacaaggttataatgctgagaATCAGTGcatgtgtttaagtgagaattgagctgaaatcaagatcaatacatactgattttaggtatcaattcttccatagtctgattcatgctgagggaggcatactaacattgtaattttcaggtcatatcctactgaaaaaaggaattttttactgatgtactgattttcaggatcttatcacaccacagtgtcACACTGCAAGCTTAGCTACTATTGATAGTATTATGGGACAGAAGTATAGTCCTATGTGTTGGGTTTAATGACTCCTGTTGAGGGTTCATTCTAAGTCTGTCTAACATTTGTGGGGTGTCTGCCAGTGACCTTTGTCTCCAGATCTTATTGAAATGAGCTGAATAGTAACCAATCTCCTTGTCTCAATACCAAGCAAAATCATATATACATGTTCTGTCTGGCTTCCAAAGCATATACAGTAGgccacaaatcaaatgggaCATGTGACCCCCACAACTCTCAGCTGCTGCAATGGGTGGTGAAGGCCAATTTATACTTATATTAAATAGTAAAGATTGTTGATATGTGCTACTAGAATCATCCAACAAAGTTTTGTGGTACCAGCTTTAGATACTAGTAGTGTAAGCATCCTTAAGTATCTTTGTTTGtcccatttgatttgtgAATGACAAAGCAAAAATGCATACAGAGCTGAAAGTCAAGCAAAACAGAACATTGTATTATTGTAACCAAGACAAAAATTAGTATCAAGTATTCTGCCCCCTTGACAGCTATCAGATCCTCCACACAAGCTAGCATAGACTCATACAAtttgtcctagatgtccttaagggcCATCTAGGtagcaggcacttgtggctgtatggacTTGTAAAGAAACTGCATAAGGCAGTGGGtatgctacctacaacaacaacaaactataCTATGATGACCACAgccataagggcaatggtggactatgtaagtacaacaacaaagccgcttaaggtggtgtaggCTGAGTGGGACTTTAGTAGTTACCAGGCAgtaggcccttgtacaaatgggagtgcaacaagaggtaattgacctgggtgttaccatggtcagttggcctctttatatattacagaggtgagctaattacaaatacaatatatccaataccataacaaataagaaccctgctctgtagttggccttactcatgcatacatgtcactgacatgtcatgatgacatcataggtggaggtggctatgtatgatgAGATAagtgcggatggggacgtggcttggcgcttagtgtatgatataagcgccaaggtcatgtgattgaaaatctaGTCCaattgactttgtttaaattcaagaaaatatgAATAAATCCTAtgggtataagtgtgtctacaacacaatTTCTCAATATAAGACTGAGGGACGCACTCCCATTCCTCCTGCAACACCTCCCACAGTTCACATTGACTAGTTGGAAGATGAGGGTGCATACAAATCCAACAATCTAAATAGTCCCACATGTTCTTGATTGGGTTCATATTGGGGCTGTTGGCAGGTCAGGGAAGGGCAGAAAGGTGTTGATTGTCAATCCAATCATGTGTGTGtgcctggctgtatgcttgggATTGTTGTTGTGTTGGAATATAGCACAACAAGGGGAGATGGAGTGATTGTGCAGGGTCCCCAGGAGTTTGTCCTTCAAGATCTGGGCATACTGCACAGCTGTAAGTTGCCTGTCAATACAATGCAATTGGCCCACTCCATCTGCTGTGATACAGCCCCAAACCATAATGCTTCCCCCACCATGTTTGACCATCTTACAGGTGTAGCAAGGATCAAGGGAAAGGCCTGGACATCTCCAGCACCAGAGAGGGCCATCATTACCaaattgtcctagacgtccttaaggggcgtcaaggcggcaggctgttgtacaccactgtaaggtgggtacttgctagtgggggcaggcgcttacggccgtacaaCTACACACAAGCTTACGTAATCTAATCTacctaggctatactactgacgcATAAGGCgtcctactgctaactactgttgacaagggggccttaggcctgggaggtgtggtaagtgtgATAAGGGGTGATGTAACTACTGAtaagggccggctacttagctggctggatctgtcctcctcaatgggtatgagacaaggtaaaatcaacttggggtctccaagcaatttccctgttgtatatatagacaagaatgtgctatctacatggtccaTGCGTatgggaaaagaagtacataagacaaatgagaagcgtgctgcgggctgcgcagaagcgtggatttctcctaagcgcccttggcatggcatcttggtgtcctggacacggtcacatgaccagtacaagtggttgcatgctggcccaagcccaaatttggggggtagcaggtgtaatcatgggttgtcagcagaggaataataggggctctatggcttagtggtcaagctggttcaattccggctagttctattttcctctgtttatgacactcagtgcggcatcttggcataataagcgccaagatcacgtgattgaaaaacataagatattgggttcggaaaaaaactaaaaaataagagaaaattcaggcgaatccaatggtattgtttaggaggttgtaacattgccccccccttaaaggctcttggcggcgtcacaagcctttctgagtctagctttgTTGAAGCGcctgatctcttcctggctgtgttccagcaaCTCTTcaggttcccaggaattgtcttctgggccgtatcccttccattttatcaggtaAGACCACTTTCCTTGTTGCCGCTTAGaatcaatgatttgttcaacctcatattcttcctctccctctattgtttccgGGGGCAGGCGTTTGGGAAACGGTTGGTTTGGAGATTTGTGAGCCTTGGACAGTAATCCCACATAGAACACGTTGTGGATCCTCAGGGTTTCTGGTAGTTTGAGGCGGTACAAGTGACTGGATACTTTCTCTGTTATTTCAAAGGGTCCTAGTTGTTTTGGGTCTAGCTTGTTAGAATTGGTCCTTAATTCCATGTTTTTTCCGTCTAGCCAAACTTTCTTGCCTACTGAGTACTTGGGGATtcttccattattcctgacCATtctttccttgctcattttCAGGGCTGATTTggcctccttccattccttgGCCAGGGTGTTGGCTACTTGGTCTGCCTCAGGGACATTAGATGGTACGTTGGAGGGGTTCATCACCGGATTTCTTCTGtagaccaattcaaagggggttttcccagtaGCCAAGTGTTTGGCATTGTTATAGGCGTATTCTGCCAGGGGTAACCACGTGGCCCAGTCTGAGTGATCCGCGGCAACATAGGATTGgaggtagaattcaatgaactggttgaccctCTCTGTTTGACCATCCAATTCCGGGTGGTACGCGGAGGAGAATGCCGGTTTAACCCCAAGACATTGGTAAAGGGCTCttaggaattttcctgtgaacATGGTTCCTCAATCCAATATGGTTTTGACTGGTAGCCCATgaagtttccagacgtgggTAATGAACAGATCCGCCAATCCTTttgctgtgaccttctttgaagtggggatgaaatgcccaaatttggagaatgAATCAATGACCACAAGGATGGCGTTGTGACCCTGAGACTTAGGGAATCCAGTAATGAAATTGTACAATATTGTGTGGAAAGGGAAAGGTGGAACTTCTAGGGGTTTCAGGGCAATTACTGGTGTGTGGGCTCAATGGTTA
Encoded proteins:
- a CDS encoding plasmid pRiA4b ORF-like protein — encoded protein: MRSKRTFAEYMTPDGTPESSRGCTGSTPPTILTSPSAPTPKRQCHDARAINAKPGHSPDNLFGTVPKKPVIELPRPARTSAEVRIQLVGHQVGHYFACLFMIHHDIRLMHQAFRRVHIPCNYNFIHLHHLILFLFGWSGVHAHRFSVQNNITMHELKRGHVRSGTLFIDVSPPRPPPSKREVREAKRLARALAKSNMRDNPSEDSDTDWEGPGAWRPLVLDQTSVRQRSEEALTIGEVFGAHVCRRGRAVIYEYDPNHAGGFKVHITLIDLVQHDEPDHLSSPPAWPALPPLPPSSPIRSIASSPYTPRGRQLSLGVDSSPIRTLPRSRSMPSMNFDDDNDDENPPQRPSIGTDRTNNPWVVMGQGVSPPERELAITFEEDNEDAHDVPVKPEYRGKAKKEAGLSFRNKHVELNADLFNDGPDGEEGMCFARWLSGELVVERMGNNLLVLDRARASAQTRDAQRAKSTGWDSDEDSPNHQAVSPVTQGPIALESLEPHLEQDDELEDDEPLNPTSQPDVDEVEEGSDNQYGQQEELWDDG